In Deinococcus sedimenti, a single genomic region encodes these proteins:
- a CDS encoding DUF4127 family protein, with protein sequence MRRTSALTALMPLLLGAAGAQTLLPLDSRPATRVLPALIGGLRGDILHVPEAALLGTAMRGANPAALTAWLADQPRTGPLIVSLDALAYGGLVQSRTSPLTAQEALARLEPLRTWTERTGQPVFAFITLPREPDATDRARNLEVVRAVIGWAREGRLKELDVTWDDALPGSPAPQEGAALAAEAPANVRVYPGADEVLSMLTARALAPGAATVRVEYSDPAAAREVMKYEGIPLTQSAENHAQGSGFQVVDGKADLTLFVFNGGDPRRAALRVSTLLRAGKVAVADVAQVNLGNPRFWADLRTLRQHANLQALAAWGTPGNNLGTALAHAKLARGADPVRQDALLAREFANDVIYSSEVRAQLRTLIPEAQLNTPQAQATLMRLAGAFFPLRVGDTYTLGSADLPWGRSFEWDFTLDRQP encoded by the coding sequence ATGCGCCGCACCTCTGCCCTGACCGCCCTGATGCCCCTCCTGCTCGGCGCAGCGGGCGCCCAGACGCTGCTGCCGCTGGATTCCCGCCCGGCGACGCGGGTACTGCCCGCGCTGATCGGCGGCCTGCGCGGCGACATCCTGCACGTGCCAGAGGCGGCGCTGCTGGGCACGGCGATGCGCGGCGCGAACCCGGCGGCGCTGACCGCGTGGCTGGCCGACCAGCCGCGCACGGGACCGCTGATCGTGTCGCTGGACGCCCTGGCTTACGGGGGACTGGTGCAGTCCCGCACGAGCCCCCTGACGGCCCAGGAGGCCCTGGCACGACTGGAACCGCTGCGCACCTGGACCGAGCGGACGGGGCAGCCGGTGTTCGCGTTCATCACACTGCCGCGCGAACCGGACGCGACCGACCGCGCGCGGAACCTGGAGGTGGTGCGCGCCGTGATCGGCTGGGCACGCGAGGGCCGCCTGAAGGAACTGGACGTCACCTGGGACGACGCGCTGCCCGGCAGTCCCGCCCCGCAGGAGGGCGCGGCCCTGGCGGCAGAGGCCCCCGCGAACGTGCGGGTGTACCCCGGTGCGGACGAGGTGCTGTCCATGCTGACCGCCCGCGCCCTGGCGCCCGGGGCGGCCACCGTGCGGGTGGAGTACAGCGACCCGGCCGCCGCGCGGGAGGTCATGAAGTACGAGGGGATTCCCCTGACGCAGAGTGCCGAGAACCACGCGCAGGGCAGCGGCTTTCAGGTCGTGGACGGGAAGGCGGACCTGACGCTGTTCGTGTTCAATGGCGGCGACCCGCGCCGCGCGGCGCTGCGGGTCAGCACACTGCTGCGCGCCGGGAAAGTGGCCGTGGCGGACGTGGCTCAGGTGAACCTCGGGAATCCGCGCTTCTGGGCGGACCTGCGCACCCTGCGGCAGCACGCGAACCTGCAGGCGCTGGCGGCGTGGGGCACGCCAGGGAACAACCTCGGGACGGCGCTGGCGCACGCGAAACTGGCGCGCGGCGCCGATCCGGTCCGGCAGGACGCGCTGCTGGCCCGCGAGTTCGCGAACGACGTGATCTACAGCAGCGAGGTCCGCGCCCAGCTGCGCACCCTGATCCCCGAGGCGCAACTGAACACCCCGCAGGCGCAGGCGACCCTGATGCGGCTGGCCGGGGCATTCTTCCCGCTGCGCGTGGGCGACACGTACACGCTGGGCAGCGCGGACCTGCCGTGGGGCCGGTCGTTCGAGTGGGACTTCACGCTGGACCGGCAGCCCTGA
- a CDS encoding M50 family metallopeptidase, with translation MNVVQGIAAALTPLGLLWTVLIIGVATFLHELAHYALARRQGVAVHSFSVGMGPVLLRRMWRGTEWRLSLLPIGGYVEIDGMAPEEDGQGGYRQPTRGFAALTVWGKVAILLAGPLTNLLLAIGLMTVAFSSQGVAVPDRARIEEVVPGSRAQTLDLRVGDVITGIDGQDIPDSATVNGKTVAGWEGVRDVLTKAGPHTFTVLRDGQTRDVRFDWTPTVNGERQLLGIRYAPDVQPVSVGAAFVRAWQVTGQAVPQVIQSFAGLFQRFFTLDLSRDENVSGPIGTAEIVSRAAAVSPWALLQVAILLNLSLAFFNLIPIPGLDGGRIVLAFVGALRGRPLTFQQEQAINFAGFAFVMLLMAFVVVRDVSRFF, from the coding sequence ATGAATGTAGTTCAGGGCATCGCGGCGGCCCTGACCCCGCTGGGTCTGCTGTGGACGGTGCTGATCATCGGCGTGGCGACGTTCCTGCACGAACTGGCGCACTACGCGCTGGCGCGGCGGCAGGGTGTGGCGGTGCACTCGTTCAGCGTCGGCATGGGGCCGGTGCTGCTGCGGCGCATGTGGCGCGGCACCGAGTGGCGCCTGAGCCTGCTGCCCATCGGCGGGTACGTGGAGATCGACGGCATGGCCCCCGAGGAGGACGGGCAGGGCGGGTACCGCCAGCCCACGCGCGGCTTCGCGGCGCTGACAGTGTGGGGGAAGGTGGCGATCCTGCTGGCCGGGCCGCTGACGAACCTGCTGCTGGCGATCGGGTTGATGACCGTGGCGTTCAGTTCGCAGGGGGTGGCGGTGCCGGACCGCGCCCGCATCGAGGAGGTCGTGCCGGGCAGCCGCGCGCAGACGCTCGACCTGCGCGTGGGGGACGTCATCACCGGAATCGACGGGCAGGACATCCCGGACTCCGCGACGGTGAACGGCAAGACGGTCGCGGGCTGGGAGGGCGTCCGCGACGTCCTGACGAAGGCCGGGCCGCACACCTTCACCGTCCTGCGGGACGGGCAGACCCGCGACGTGCGCTTCGACTGGACGCCCACCGTGAACGGCGAGCGGCAGCTGCTCGGCATCCGCTACGCGCCGGACGTGCAACCCGTCAGCGTCGGCGCGGCGTTCGTGCGCGCGTGGCAGGTGACCGGGCAGGCCGTCCCGCAGGTCATCCAGTCCTTCGCGGGCCTGTTCCAGCGGTTCTTTACGCTGGACCTCAGCCGCGACGAGAACGTCAGTGGCCCCATCGGCACCGCCGAGATCGTCTCCCGCGCCGCCGCCGTCAGCCCCTGGGCCTTGCTGCAGGTCGCCATCCTGCTGAACCTCTCGCTGGCGTTCTTCAACCTGATCCCCATCCCCGGCCTGGACGGCGGCCGCATCGTCCTGGCCTTCGTGGGGGCGCTGCGGGGCCGCCCGCTGACCTTCCAGCAGGAGCAGGCGATCAACTTCGCAGGCTTCGCGTTCGTGATGCTCCTCATGGCGTTCGTGGTCGTCCGGGACGTCAGCCGCTTCTTCTGA
- the frr gene encoding ribosome recycling factor, which produces MADMKTIQADTREKMGKAIESLENNLSVLRTGRANPGILKKIVVDYYGSTMPIDQVASITTPDARTLVITPWDRGALNPIEKAIRDSDLGLNPNNKGDTIFISLPMLTEERRKDLVKNAKSYSEDARIAVRNIRKHALDEVKKVEGIGDDEIKRGEADVQKITDEFIARVDQTFQKKEQEILG; this is translated from the coding sequence ATGGCTGACATGAAAACCATCCAGGCCGACACCCGCGAGAAGATGGGCAAGGCCATCGAGTCGCTGGAGAACAACCTCTCGGTGCTGCGCACCGGCCGCGCCAACCCCGGCATCCTGAAGAAGATCGTCGTGGACTACTACGGCAGCACCATGCCGATCGATCAGGTGGCGAGCATCACCACACCCGACGCCCGCACGCTGGTCATCACGCCCTGGGACCGCGGCGCGCTGAACCCGATCGAGAAGGCCATCCGCGACAGCGACCTGGGCCTGAACCCGAACAACAAGGGCGACACGATCTTCATCAGCCTGCCCATGCTGACCGAGGAGCGCCGCAAGGACCTCGTGAAGAACGCCAAGAGCTACTCGGAAGACGCCCGCATCGCCGTGCGGAACATCCGCAAGCACGCGCTGGACGAGGTCAAGAAGGTCGAGGGCATCGGTGACGACGAGATCAAGCGCGGCGAGGCCGACGTGCAGAAGATCACCGACGAGTTCATCGCCAGGGTGGACCAGACCTTCCAGAAGAAGGAGCAGGAAATCCTCGGGTGA
- a CDS encoding ABC transporter ATP-binding protein, producing the protein MTATEPTARTTTPALTLSVHDLSRVYPSGDGQVQALAPFTHTFPPGLTAVVGPSGSGKSTLLNLLAGFDTPTTGHVQVGDTNLTALDETRRADLRLRHYGFVFQNHNLVSILSAQENVEFPLTLAGLPPRERQARARDLLALVGLDRRADHLPSQLSGGEAQRVAIARALAGNPGVLLADEPTGNLDTRTGERILALLRGAADAGRTVVLITHDRDIAAQADHHLSVRDGVVTPG; encoded by the coding sequence ATGACCGCCACCGAACCGACCGCCCGGACCACCACACCGGCCCTGACCCTCAGCGTCCACGACCTGTCGCGCGTGTACCCCAGCGGCGACGGGCAGGTGCAGGCCCTCGCGCCCTTCACGCACACGTTCCCGCCCGGCCTGACCGCCGTCGTCGGCCCCTCGGGCAGCGGCAAGAGCACCCTGCTGAACCTCCTGGCGGGCTTCGACACGCCCACCACCGGGCACGTGCAGGTGGGGGACACCAACCTCACCGCGCTCGACGAAACCCGCCGCGCCGACCTGCGACTGCGGCACTACGGGTTCGTGTTCCAGAACCACAACCTCGTCAGCATTCTCAGCGCGCAGGAGAACGTCGAGTTCCCCCTGACCCTCGCGGGCCTGCCCCCCCGCGAGCGGCAGGCGCGCGCCCGCGACCTGCTGGCCCTGGTGGGCCTGGACCGCCGCGCGGACCACCTGCCCAGTCAGCTGTCCGGCGGGGAAGCGCAGCGCGTCGCCATCGCCCGCGCGCTGGCCGGGAACCCCGGCGTGCTGCTGGCCGACGAACCCACCGGGAACCTCGACACCCGCACCGGCGAGCGCATCCTGGCGCTGCTGCGCGGCGCGGCCGACGCGGGCCGCACCGTCGTGCTGATCACCCACGACCGCGACATCGCCGCGCAGGCCGACCACCACCTCAGCGTCCGCGACGGGGTCGTCACGCCCGGCTGA
- a CDS encoding phosphatidate cytidylyltransferase codes for MESLSSRVLTSVVGFAILSVIVWIGWWAMLPALIVVAIMGLYEYIRMLDRNDIDVRRVSLAVFAAALMIASLPLWPQAPWPGGSWREAVLTVALGYLLVVEVIRPGERPLERIVYSMFGLLYIPWLLGYFLMLRYSPDAGDGLLYFALPLMATFAADIGGYFVGYFFGKRKLAPEVSPGKTVEGAVGGLAFSFLMVLALTTFTHVWTPFEALLYSILVASASQLGDLSESLIKRSLKTKDSGSSLPGHGGFLDRMDSLLFAVPATYLFLHISVFTR; via the coding sequence GTGGAGTCGCTGAGCAGCCGCGTCCTGACGAGCGTGGTGGGCTTCGCGATTCTCAGCGTGATCGTGTGGATCGGCTGGTGGGCGATGCTCCCGGCGCTGATCGTCGTGGCGATCATGGGGCTGTACGAGTACATCCGCATGCTGGACCGCAACGACATCGACGTGCGCCGCGTGAGCCTCGCGGTGTTCGCGGCGGCGCTGATGATCGCCAGCCTGCCGCTGTGGCCGCAGGCGCCGTGGCCGGGCGGGTCGTGGCGCGAGGCGGTCCTGACGGTCGCGCTGGGGTACCTGCTGGTCGTGGAGGTCATCCGGCCCGGCGAGCGGCCCCTGGAGCGGATCGTGTACTCGATGTTCGGGCTGCTGTACATCCCGTGGCTGCTGGGGTACTTCCTGATGCTGCGCTACAGCCCGGACGCCGGGGACGGGCTGCTGTACTTCGCGCTGCCGCTGATGGCGACGTTCGCGGCGGACATCGGCGGGTACTTCGTGGGGTACTTCTTCGGGAAGCGCAAGCTGGCCCCGGAGGTCAGTCCCGGCAAGACCGTCGAGGGGGCCGTGGGTGGCCTGGCGTTCAGTTTCCTGATGGTGCTGGCGCTGACGACGTTCACGCACGTGTGGACGCCGTTCGAGGCGCTGCTGTACTCGATTCTGGTCGCCAGTGCCAGTCAGCTGGGCGACCTGTCCGAGAGCCTGATCAAGCGGTCCCTGAAGACCAAGGATAGCGGCAGCAGCCTGCCGGGGCACGGAGGGTTCCTGGACCGCATGGACAGCCTGCTGTTCGCGGTGCCCGCCACGTACCTGTTCCTGCATATCAGTGTGTTCACCCGCTGA
- a CDS encoding ABC transporter permease, with amino-acid sequence MKASDLWRLAWRGLTRRRVRTLLTALGITVAVASMVIFLSLGEGIRKVFTSELGGIGPDIQVSLTPLSQGMALHPNLPQSTVTQLQALAPELGIETVTPVIMAVRGGLDPTQSVVLYGLPASGGIGAVFPSTALAQGRLLTAADEQTGAAVVGAKAAQNLRLSIGSTLNLNRRASVKVVGVLAPQSGLVDNFIFMPLTPLQRSEGAEDRVSLVAVKLKDPRQARAVATGISDRLNLEAATQSDFLSFIERALRISDAVRFGISLIALIVGGLAVANTVMMGVYERTREFGTLRAIGARPAFVRALVLTESLLLSLVGGVGGVLLGLVGIVVVNLYTQQLAGIDAAALTPRLTLLALGISFLLGLLSGLLPARNASRLSITDALGRV; translated from the coding sequence ATGAAAGCCAGTGACCTGTGGCGACTCGCGTGGCGCGGACTGACCCGCCGCCGGGTCCGCACCCTCCTGACCGCGCTGGGCATCACAGTGGCGGTCGCCAGCATGGTGATCTTCCTGTCCCTGGGCGAGGGCATCCGCAAGGTCTTCACCAGCGAACTCGGCGGCATCGGCCCGGACATCCAGGTGAGCCTCACGCCGCTGTCGCAGGGCATGGCGCTGCACCCCAACCTCCCGCAGAGCACCGTCACGCAGTTGCAGGCCCTGGCGCCCGAACTGGGCATCGAGACGGTCACGCCCGTCATCATGGCCGTGCGCGGCGGCCTGGACCCCACCCAGAGCGTCGTACTGTACGGCCTCCCGGCCAGCGGCGGGATCGGCGCGGTGTTCCCCAGCACCGCGCTGGCGCAGGGCCGCCTGCTGACAGCCGCGGACGAGCAGACCGGCGCGGCCGTCGTCGGTGCCAAGGCCGCGCAGAACCTCCGACTCAGCATCGGCAGCACCCTGAACCTCAACCGCCGCGCCAGCGTGAAGGTCGTCGGCGTCCTCGCCCCGCAGTCCGGACTGGTGGACAACTTCATCTTCATGCCGCTGACGCCCCTGCAGCGCAGCGAGGGCGCCGAGGACCGCGTGTCCCTCGTCGCCGTGAAACTCAAGGACCCCCGGCAGGCCCGCGCGGTCGCCACGGGCATCAGCGACCGCCTGAACCTGGAGGCCGCCACGCAGTCGGACTTCCTGAGCTTCATCGAGCGGGCCCTGCGTATCAGCGACGCCGTGCGGTTCGGCATCTCCCTGATCGCGCTGATCGTGGGCGGGCTGGCCGTCGCGAACACCGTCATGATGGGCGTCTATGAACGCACCCGCGAGTTCGGCACGCTGCGCGCCATCGGGGCGCGGCCCGCGTTCGTCCGCGCCCTGGTCCTGACCGAGTCGCTGCTGCTGTCGCTGGTGGGTGGTGTGGGCGGCGTCCTGCTGGGCCTCGTGGGCATCGTGGTCGTGAACCTGTACACGCAGCAGCTCGCCGGGATCGACGCGGCGGCCCTCACGCCCCGCCTGACGCTGCTTGCACTCGGCATCAGCTTCCTGCTGGGGCTGCTCTCTGGGCTGCTCCCGGCCCGCAACGCCAGCCGCCTGAGCATCACCGACGCCCTGGGGAGGGTCTGA
- the alr gene encoding alanine racemase, giving the protein MTLAARAHACLSDAALHGNLTQLSRRAGVPLLLPVKANAYGHGLRQIVTLAAAHPDVWGFAVATPREAAQVAALIPGRPVVLLTPPTPAEVPLLADLGVRLPVASLQEADALPAHARAHLKVDTGMNRLGARPEDAVQVGTRLAERGLLEGAYTHFATADEPDLSFAHEQLRRFQSVLGALPATPQPLLAHASNGGGILSFGALPGMRLARPGLASYGFAPPHLRSTLPLRPVMTLTAQVTHLHTAQAGETVSYNGLWRAPSDTRVATVGIGYADGYPRNATGRAHVLIGGERRPVLGRICMDQLMVDVTGLDVQLGDPVTLWTDHDLTVTDVATWGDTIEYEVLTGLGERVERVVGSGE; this is encoded by the coding sequence ATGACGCTCGCCGCCCGCGCCCACGCCTGCCTCTCCGACGCTGCCCTGCACGGCAACCTCACCCAGCTGTCCCGCCGCGCCGGCGTGCCCCTGCTGTTGCCCGTGAAAGCCAACGCGTACGGGCACGGCCTGCGCCAGATCGTCACGCTGGCCGCCGCGCATCCCGACGTGTGGGGCTTCGCGGTCGCCACGCCCCGCGAAGCCGCGCAGGTGGCGGCCCTGATCCCCGGCCGTCCCGTGGTGCTCCTGACCCCACCCACACCCGCCGAGGTGCCCCTCCTGGCCGACCTGGGCGTGCGGCTCCCGGTCGCCTCGCTGCAGGAGGCCGACGCGCTCCCCGCCCACGCCCGCGCGCACCTGAAGGTCGACACCGGCATGAACCGCCTGGGCGCCCGCCCGGAAGACGCCGTGCAGGTGGGCACCCGACTCGCCGAGCGCGGCCTGCTGGAAGGAGCGTACACGCACTTCGCCACGGCCGACGAACCCGACCTGAGTTTCGCGCACGAGCAGCTGCGCCGCTTCCAGAGTGTGCTGGGCGCCCTGCCCGCCACGCCCCAACCCCTGCTCGCCCACGCCTCGAACGGCGGCGGCATCCTCTCCTTCGGCGCGCTGCCCGGCATGCGCCTCGCCCGGCCCGGCCTCGCCAGTTACGGCTTCGCGCCCCCGCACCTGCGCAGCACGCTTCCCCTGCGCCCGGTCATGACCCTCACGGCGCAGGTCACGCACCTGCACACCGCCCAAGCGGGCGAAACCGTGAGTTACAACGGTCTGTGGCGCGCCCCGAGCGACACGCGCGTCGCCACCGTCGGCATCGGCTACGCCGACGGCTACCCCCGGAACGCCACCGGCCGCGCCCACGTGCTCATTGGCGGCGAGCGACGCCCCGTGCTGGGCCGCATCTGCATGGACCAGCTCATGGTGGACGTCACCGGCCTGGATGTTCAGCTGGGCGACCCCGTCACCCTCTGGACCGACCACGACCTGACCGTCACCGACGTCGCCACCTGGGGCGACACCATCGAATACGAAGTGCTGACCGGCCTGGGCGAACGGGTGGAGAGGGTTGTGGGGAGCGGGGAGTAG
- a CDS encoding glucodextranase DOMON-like domain-containing protein, producing the protein MLALLASQTQLTDPAADARGDGGYILPTRPAFTTDMLDLRALDARPTPQGMQFTVTYGQMGNPWNSPAGFSAGVTDIFVKGALGGQAKLGDLGLRTSSGGWQYHLRVSPGGSTLTEVDAQGQERPLATPTVQVSGTSLTVQTALPDGRYGYWVTNSVYSPLTPDGVLRPGTAQNPTALQAGRADAPVPVDVLAAPGDTRAYTRGTLAPVGETRDLVGIGLLTLGGAGLLVTIIATVFVWKRLNSGAA; encoded by the coding sequence GTGCTGGCCCTGCTCGCCTCCCAGACCCAACTCACCGACCCTGCCGCGGACGCCCGGGGTGACGGGGGCTACATCCTGCCCACCCGCCCCGCCTTCACGACCGACATGCTGGACCTGCGCGCCCTGGACGCCCGCCCCACCCCGCAGGGCATGCAGTTCACCGTCACGTACGGCCAGATGGGCAACCCCTGGAACAGCCCCGCGGGCTTCAGCGCGGGCGTGACCGACATCTTCGTGAAGGGCGCGCTGGGCGGGCAGGCGAAACTGGGCGACCTGGGCCTGCGCACCAGCAGCGGCGGCTGGCAGTACCACCTGCGCGTCTCGCCCGGCGGCAGCACCCTGACCGAGGTGGACGCCCAGGGCCAGGAACGCCCCCTGGCCACCCCGACCGTGCAGGTGTCCGGCACCAGCCTGACCGTGCAGACCGCGCTGCCCGACGGTCGCTACGGGTACTGGGTGACGAACAGCGTCTACTCCCCCCTGACCCCGGACGGCGTGCTGCGCCCCGGCACCGCGCAGAACCCCACGGCCCTGCAGGCGGGTCGCGCTGACGCGCCCGTCCCGGTGGACGTCCTGGCCGCCCCGGGGGACACGCGGGCGTACACGCGCGGCACCCTTGCCCCGGTCGGCGAGACCCGCGACCTCGTGGGCATCGGGCTGCTCACGCTGGGCGGCGCGGGCCTGCTCGTCACGATCATCGCCACCGTGTTCGTCTGGAAGCGCCTGAACAGCGGCGCCGCGTGA
- the dxr gene encoding 1-deoxy-D-xylulose-5-phosphate reductoisomerase: MSLSEGAGRGIAVLGSTGSIGTQTLDVARERGWRVTALAAGRNLELLAAQVREFRPELVSVDAGVLAQAREALPGVRVIADPAEVAAVATGVVVNAMSGLIGLSPTRAALEAGQAVALATKEAMVTAAHLMWEAASLGGGRVVPIDSEHTGVFQCLTGEDMADVAEVILTASGGPFREGPTDLSGVTPEQALRHPSWSMGPKVTIDSATLMNKGLEVMECASLYGLPLSQVGVVVHPQSLIHAAVRFRDGSLKAQFGPTDMRLPIAYAIDAAPTGMQRPGDVRGARRGREVGTHLGWPMRGTWEFREPDHARFPCLGLAYRAGEAGGLLPVALNAADEVAVDAFLAGQIGFTDLPRLLERVLDDTPAGTLTWDTLAEVDAWARTRAQELAANGVMA; the protein is encoded by the coding sequence ATGAGTCTTTCCGAGGGTGCAGGGCGCGGGATCGCGGTGCTGGGCAGTACGGGCAGCATCGGCACGCAGACGCTGGACGTGGCGCGCGAGCGCGGCTGGCGGGTGACGGCGCTGGCCGCCGGGCGCAACCTAGAGTTGCTGGCCGCGCAGGTGCGGGAGTTCCGGCCTGAACTGGTCAGCGTGGACGCCGGGGTGCTGGCGCAGGCACGTGAGGCGCTGCCGGGCGTACGCGTGATCGCCGACCCGGCCGAGGTGGCAGCCGTGGCGACCGGAGTGGTCGTGAACGCCATGAGCGGGCTAATCGGCCTGTCGCCCACCCGCGCGGCGCTGGAGGCGGGGCAGGCGGTGGCGCTGGCGACCAAGGAGGCGATGGTCACGGCCGCGCACCTGATGTGGGAGGCAGCCTCGCTGGGCGGCGGGCGCGTGGTGCCGATCGACTCCGAGCACACCGGGGTGTTCCAGTGCCTGACGGGCGAGGACATGGCGGACGTGGCCGAGGTGATCCTCACGGCGTCCGGCGGGCCGTTCCGTGAGGGGCCCACCGACCTGAGCGGCGTGACGCCCGAGCAGGCGCTGCGGCACCCGTCGTGGAGCATGGGCCCGAAGGTGACGATCGACAGCGCCACGCTGATGAACAAGGGGCTGGAGGTCATGGAGTGCGCCAGCCTGTACGGCCTGCCGCTGTCGCAGGTGGGCGTGGTGGTGCACCCGCAGAGCCTGATTCACGCGGCGGTGCGTTTCCGGGACGGGAGCCTGAAGGCGCAGTTCGGGCCGACCGACATGCGGCTGCCCATCGCGTACGCGATCGACGCCGCGCCGACCGGCATGCAGCGGCCCGGTGACGTGCGCGGCGCGCGGCGCGGGCGCGAGGTGGGCACGCACCTGGGCTGGCCGATGCGCGGCACCTGGGAGTTCCGCGAGCCGGACCACGCGCGCTTCCCCTGCCTGGGCCTCGCGTACCGCGCCGGAGAGGCCGGGGGGCTGCTGCCGGTCGCGCTGAACGCCGCCGACGAGGTGGCCGTGGACGCGTTCCTGGCCGGGCAGATCGGCTTCACGGACCTTCCACGTCTGCTGGAACGGGTGCTGGACGACACGCCCGCCGGGACCCTGACCTGGGACACGCTGGCCGAGGTGGACGCCTGGGCCCGCACCCGCGCGCAGGAACTCGCAGCGAACGGGGTGATGGCGTGA
- a CDS encoding DMT family transporter — translation MTRPARPTALPAPLLILIAAVLWGLLGILGKQAQAAGLDPLEVAFWRAALAGALYAAHAALTRARLPRGRDLLITAAFGVAGVSIFYGSYQLAVRAGGASLASVLLYTAPAFVAMMGWAFLRERLGSRELLAVAGTLGGIALISLGGGQGVTVTPAALAWGLTAGFTYSLYYLYGKAFFTRYDPPALLAVALPVGAAVLLPFVTFTGKTPGAWGSLGAIAVFSTYLAYLAYSWGLKRLPATRASVIASLEPVVAATLAALLFGERLSALALLGAALVIGAALLLSIGPSDTERHPPTE, via the coding sequence GTGACCCGCCCTGCCCGGCCCACCGCGCTGCCCGCCCCGCTGCTGATCCTGATCGCTGCGGTCCTGTGGGGCCTGCTGGGCATCCTCGGCAAGCAGGCGCAGGCTGCCGGACTGGACCCGCTGGAGGTCGCCTTCTGGCGCGCCGCCCTGGCCGGGGCACTATACGCCGCGCACGCGGCCCTGACCCGCGCCCGCCTGCCACGCGGCCGGGACCTGCTGATCACGGCCGCGTTCGGCGTGGCGGGCGTCAGCATCTTCTACGGGTCGTACCAGCTGGCCGTCCGCGCGGGCGGCGCCAGCCTCGCCAGCGTGCTGCTGTACACCGCCCCGGCCTTCGTGGCCATGATGGGCTGGGCGTTCCTGCGCGAACGCCTGGGCAGCCGGGAACTGCTCGCGGTGGCGGGCACGCTGGGCGGCATCGCCCTGATCAGCCTGGGCGGCGGGCAGGGCGTGACCGTCACGCCCGCCGCGCTCGCCTGGGGCCTGACCGCCGGATTCACGTACAGCCTGTACTACCTGTACGGCAAGGCGTTCTTCACCCGCTACGACCCGCCCGCCCTGCTCGCCGTGGCGCTGCCGGTCGGGGCCGCCGTGCTGCTGCCCTTCGTGACCTTCACCGGGAAGACCCCCGGTGCGTGGGGCAGCCTGGGCGCCATCGCCGTGTTCAGCACGTACCTCGCGTACCTCGCGTACTCCTGGGGCCTGAAGCGCCTGCCCGCCACGCGCGCCAGCGTGATCGCCAGCCTGGAACCCGTGGTGGCCGCCACCCTGGCCGCGCTGCTGTTCGGCGAGCGGCTCTCCGCACTGGCACTGCTGGGCGCCGCCCTGGTGATCGGCGCGGCCCTGCTGCTCAGCATCGGCCCCAGCGACACCGAACGGCACCCCCCAACCGAATGA
- the proB gene encoding glutamate 5-kinase, with amino-acid sequence MRVVLKLGTSVLTAGTDRLHRPRLVDLIRTLAAAREAGHEVVLVTSGAVLAGWEALGFPPRDRTLAEKQLLAAVGQGRLMHTYAQLADLYGLPVAQVLLTADDFRDRTRYLNARTTLDTCLARGVMPIINENDAVALEQLKVGDNDTLSAFVANLVEADLLVILTDAPGLYTADPRRDPTATLIPIVDRVTPEVWARAGGAGSHRGTGGMHTKIQAAEIATRAGTPVVIAPGDARDALTRLLTGESIGTRFLAAGSRLEARKRWILAEIAAGSVTLDAGAARAVAERGASLLPAGITGVQGRFDRGHTIRLLAPDGTELARGLTRYASADLLKLAGQHSSAAEGLLGYTYGPEAVHRDDLVRL; translated from the coding sequence GTGCGTGTCGTTCTGAAACTCGGTACCAGCGTTCTCACGGCAGGGACGGACCGCCTGCACCGCCCCCGCCTGGTGGACCTGATCCGCACCCTGGCCGCCGCCCGCGAGGCCGGGCACGAGGTCGTCCTGGTCACCAGCGGCGCGGTGCTAGCCGGGTGGGAGGCGCTGGGCTTCCCCCCACGCGACCGGACCCTGGCGGAAAAGCAGCTGCTGGCCGCCGTCGGTCAGGGCCGCCTGATGCACACCTACGCGCAGCTGGCCGACCTGTACGGCCTGCCCGTCGCGCAGGTGCTGCTGACCGCCGACGACTTCCGGGACCGCACGCGGTACCTGAACGCCCGCACCACCCTGGACACCTGCCTCGCGCGCGGCGTGATGCCGATCATCAACGAGAACGACGCCGTCGCGCTGGAACAGCTCAAGGTTGGGGACAACGACACCCTCTCGGCGTTCGTCGCGAACCTCGTCGAGGCGGACCTGCTGGTCATCCTGACCGACGCGCCCGGCCTGTACACCGCCGACCCGCGCCGCGACCCGACCGCCACCCTGATTCCCATTGTGGACCGCGTGACCCCCGAGGTCTGGGCGCGCGCCGGGGGCGCCGGATCACACCGGGGCACCGGCGGCATGCACACCAAGATCCAGGCGGCCGAGATCGCCACCCGCGCGGGCACCCCGGTCGTGATCGCTCCCGGCGACGCCCGCGACGCCCTGACCCGCCTGCTGACCGGCGAGAGCATCGGCACCCGCTTCCTGGCCGCCGGGTCCCGCCTGGAGGCCCGTAAACGCTGGATCCTCGCGGAAATCGCCGCCGGAAGCGTCACCCTGGACGCCGGAGCCGCCCGCGCGGTCGCCGAACGCGGTGCGAGCCTGCTGCCCGCCGGGATCACCGGCGTGCAGGGGCGCTTCGACCGCGGCCACACCATCCGCCTGCTGGCGCCGGACGGCACGGAACTCGCGCGGGGCCTGACCCGCTACGCGTCGGCGGACCTGCTGAAACTCGCCGGGCAGCACTCCAGCGCTGCCGAGGGTCTGCTGGGCTACACCTACGGCCCGGAAGCCGTGCACCGCGACGACCTCGTGCGGCTGTAG